Part of the Arachis hypogaea cultivar Tifrunner chromosome 6, arahy.Tifrunner.gnm2.J5K5, whole genome shotgun sequence genome, ACCCTGGAAATCCATTCCAATTTTCATAGATAAACTATACGTTTACATATAAAGAAATTTGGTGGATATTCCTATCTTTACATGAAAATGGCATTGTAAATTATTAGATGGTTTAATATGTTTGACTGAATCATCTAACGGTTCACAATGTCATCTTTTTATGAAGACGATCATAGGAACATTTCCCTAAaagtcccccccccccccctttttttttcccttttctccCACTTCACCCTCTAACCAAACACACCAAGTAACTAAGGGTAACAATTAGAGCTGAAAATCGATCTAGTCTTACCTAATAGTGCCAATAGAGAGATTTGATCCGTATAATTTAGCATAAGGTGACCACAAAAACAAACATCTTGTACATTTTGACAATGTCAGTTGTTTTAACAAAGCAAGCCCTGAACAAAATTCACTTGTACCATCATCAGCTGCCAAACTTTTTCTCCAATTTGTTTTCATCAAACTATATCAACTGAACAGAACAAGTGCTGCATACCCAAAATTAAGATCAACTACAATTTATAACCTGACAAAATAGCTACATACATTGCTGCAAGCAAGAAAGGAGAATTTCATAAGGACCAAACCAGCAAGCTTGAGAGAGTAAACACAGAAAAAAAAGTGCTGCTTGGACAAAATGACAACACAAACCATAATGCAAATCTGCAAGCCTCCATTGTCAATTAATCTTTGTTTATATGCTTTTTATGATATTCACCAGATGAATCTATCCATTTCTCATGTAATATGCTGTTTTGCTTAATGCTCAGCTGTGATCGGTTTTTGCATGAGCTGAGGGTTCTCTTCAACTTCTATATCACCATTTACCTGAAGTTCTGCTTCATCTGGATCGTCAGAAGGGACTGCCCTAGGAGGTAGAGCTTCAATGTTCCCACTGATTGAAGTAGTATTCTCTTCATTTTTTGTAGCCACCTTAACTTTCTCCTCTCCGGCAGTAGCACTAGATGAGTTGGTATCTTTTTTTGTTGCACTAGGCAAGGTCTTATCGCCCTTCACCACCTTAGATTTAGTTGTTGCAGCTGTTGAATTGGAAGGTCGTATCCTTTCAGAAGCTAGTCGAGTAGGAAGAGATTTCCTTGGCGGTTTCTTTTGCTCAACTGGAACAGTTTCTTTAGTCAATTTACCCTGAGATGCCTTCTCGTCCAGACTTAACCGACCCTGTTGAGAACTGCTGCTAGTATTTCCATCTGAGTCTGGATTTATTGAGCCCTTTTTCCGACCAAGCTTGGGGGATTTTGCTCTTGTAGTTGGTATCTACGTCAGTAATGtccaaattattataatattaaattttctgATTGATAAGACAACACATTACACaacaagaataaaagagaatatcaATGATCCAgaagaatttaaaagtatatagttGCACTCAATCAGATAATTCACCCAAGGATTTAATTTGAATGCATTTTGCCAATATAtaaaagttttagaaataaaTCTAATTATGTAGCTACATCAACCTAAAGTGTGACACTGTGACCCAGCCACCCActatattaaacaaaaattattaaaaacagaatcatttCATTGAATGGCAGTGTCACAGCATACTGTATCACGATCCAAATCTAGAGGTTCCCCATGGATATTGAAGAAAGCAGTTAACTGATATGAAGAGTAATATCTGAATTGGTAATTCTAGTTTAGTTTTGAGAATGCTTTGAGATCTGCCAAATGAAATTGACAACATAATGAACATCAATATAAGAAGTATGCATCTCAACTCTCATACATATGACATAAATAGCTAACCTTTTATTTCACCTATCAACCATTTTGTGATCACAGGATACTTAAGAACATCAGAGAAACTTATACAACAAAGTGACAGACAATGATGTCTAGAAGTGGATACAGTAGGAAGAAAGCTTCCATCAGCAAAATAGCTTGGTTCCGTGCACCCTTTCATTCACATAGCAGCACAGATATAGAATACATACATAAAATATAGCTTCAGATGAACAAAAAATCTTCTGTAACTAATTAGTGCCTACTGCAGAAGCATGAATCATGCAGAGGACCATACACattcaagagagagagagagagagagattacctTCTTGAGCTCCACCTTAGGAGGAGGAGGCTCCTGGTAGAAACTTGGCATTGGAGTTGCTTTAAATGTTAGACTCTTCCTAAGCATCTTAATCTCGGCTTCTTGAGTCTCCTACAAAGAAGTTAAAGATTGGCATGATTAAATGGCAAACTCCACAATCTAGTTTTAATGTCAGATGTCAAATATTCTCACCTTGGATTTTGCTTGCATGTTACTCTTCTCCACCTccttttgatgaatcttttcctCAAGTTTGGTGTAAAACTGCCCTCCAAAAAACCAGTTTGTTTATTAGCTACAAGGCTACAACCTTATTTGggaaaataataatagtaaaaaaaaaaatccaaagtaAGTGCTAACatatatttacctcttttcttctCTCAGCTCGCTCACCACACTTGAAACTGAATCCATAGTTCGGAAGTGTCCCCACCCTACGTGGTTTGTCATCTTCTGCACCGCTATTTCAGAATAGATTAAAGATAAACCACGATAACACAGCATCACATTCCTCTTTTCACTTATGCGGAACAATAATATATAAACCCACTTTTTAAAAGGATACACTGAAGATTCTGTTTCTCCGTGAGCTTTCTCAGAGGGTCCCTTTTTCACTGATTTTGTTTTTGTATTCTCCCTGTATCCAGTATATTATAGTCCACCAGTCAGCTAATTACAATAATCAATTCTATGTAAGTTTCATATGATGAAACATTCACAAATAAATGAAAACATTACGGACGTTGGTATCTCAGAAGATGCTGCTTCGGATTTTGAAGAGTGCTGAGATAAACAAAACACAAAATCATCAGTGATGCATTTAAATAGACagaatagaaaaggaaaaaagaaagaaggtaTGTAAAGCATGAATGGTTATCTGAGTTCCCAAGTAAACATTTTGGAAAGCAAACAAATTTAACCAGTGTTTACCTTGGACGATTGATTCTGCCGATCATTAAATGACCTGGTTTTAGCAGGCTGTCGTGGACGAGCTGAAGCACCATTTGAAACAGCAGATGTGGTCTCTTCAGCTTTTCCATCTTTTCCCCTTCTCACCGAACTAGAATGTACACCTCTGGAACTTGGTGCTTTGGTATTGTTATTCTTCACAGGAGCCTTCCGTGCTTTTGATTGCTGTGTTTGGTCTTTGGCTTTCGATTCCTCTTCCTAGAATTGAGCACACACATGAGATCTGAATAATATAGCTAACTAATGAAACCAACTCCAGTAAAACAAAAACTTCTCAGTTCTCACCTTTGAATTGGTAACATTATTTCCTCTCATGTAGTCATTAGATTCTTCATTTTCTCTCGTAGATGAGTCATCAGTTGTAATGCTATCATGCTGGTTGGAATTTTCAGTTGGAGACGCAGCTTCTGTATTTTGGGTGACACTGTGGTCTACATCATTCAAAGCGATGCCATTCTCTTGTTTTTCAGGTTCCTCAAAAGCACCATTTTGGTGGACCTTTTCTACCCCATCATCAGGTGAAAGGTTATTTGGATCCATCACTCGCACCAAGCTACAATTTTCACGAAAACAATGAATAGCCGCTTAGAGATACAAGAATGTTATATAGTAAACAAATTTATCATCACTAATGCCAGTGTTATTTTCTCACAAAAGTTCTTCCTTTTCCTTATCCACATTGCAAATTTAAATAAAGGGTATACTCTGAAATGTCCACTTACCCACTCGAAGGAACTAGGACTGAGATGATAAAATAGAAGACCTGTAAGGTTGTTTCAAAAGTTACTTACCAGTCAAATTGAATAAAGCAACACAGTCATCATAATTCAAAAgtgttgtattttttatttttttcccaagTGAGAAACGTAcaaattcaaaatcatttatcactgaaaaatatatacaaacaatTCATTTCCATGGGGTGGAGATTCATCAATAATGTCTAATATTTTGTTTGTATAGTCTCATAAGTAATGCTCTCTTGTTTACCTAATGCACAAAGAAAAGTTCGGAAGAGTGAAAATTCATTCCTATCAGAATAGGTGAAACAAAACCAGGCCTCAAATAATTGAAAGTGCTGATACAATTGAAATTGAAACATCCAAATTGACACACTTATGCTGCATTTGCTTCATCAACCAATTAGAAAAGGCACTTGTTACTACTAAGCCAAACATGAACAATACACGATTGATGACTACAACTGCAAATAAATCCAATGCCTAAAtacacaaacaaacaaaaaaacaaaataatcaatCAAATAATAACCCCAATCCCCATTTTTGTGACCGCATATTCGTCAtcgtcatcatcaccatcataatcataatcttagtcataataataacaaaacaAATCGGCACAAAAATCCTAATCTCACTTAAGTTGAcggttttcaaaattaaaagaaaaaaagaacattCGATCAGTTTCTGACAGTAAGCGAGTGAAATTCAACAAGAGTCATGATAGGTTTACCTGGTAAAAAGGATAGTCAAAATGCCATGAAAGATTGGATAGAGAACACCATTGATAGATTGAtagtagagagagagagatctaAGAGAAAGAAAAGCGCAGAATTAGAaatggtgaagaagaagaagaagcagaggatCACGATCAGAAGATCCACCACAAACACACACTACTATTACAGCATCAAGATCCGTAACACTCAAACTGTAGTTGTTGCTCGTCgatttatctaatttatttttatatttcttttttttaaatcttaattgtataattatttttattattgttgaaaaaaaaaaggaggtgaagaagaaagattgcaagagagagagagagagagagagagagaggagcggTTTTCAAATCCAATAGCGAGTGAAGTCgctttctctattttttattttttattttattttttctgtgaCTGTAAAATGGAGAGATAGTAGAGTGAGTGAGTGAAgtcagagaaaaaagagagagaggcaTGAAGTGAAGAGTGAAGAGTGAAGAGTGCAGTTAATGGTGGAAAAGAAAACATGTCTTTACGGTTTCCACGGAAATGAGCAGGCACGGTTACTTAACTTCCTACTACTGTGCCACCCACGTACCACGTGATTTTCAACTGGCCATCACAGATATCAAAATTACGCCAGCATATTATGTTTATGCATAATTATCacgaaaaaatataaatttaattttgatgcgtatacaaaataattttataaatattaataaaaataattattttttatattaataattaaaaaatataattagataattatataaaatatttatattattaatatattaaaattaaatttataaaatatatatttaatattataattttttaattttaatacattataaaataaataaaaataattatattttatattaattttgtaattcaaataaaaaaataagattcaatgaatatgtcaatttattaaaattaaattcttttattattctactttaaaagatttgattatttttaatcTAAATAAAGTTAGTATTTATAACTGTTTGTTATACTgataataaaaaactaaacacTGATTAAATTCGTTATTTGactttaattttagagattttttcccttaaaaaatACAATCAGTAAAGCGGAAATAAAGTACAATATTAGAAGAACATTAAGTTCTTTGGAAAATGAAATAGATAGAAATAGGAAAAATATCTCTATTTTGAAAtacattttgtttaattttatcttCATCCGCATGCATGTGAGTTATTTAGATAgtgtttgttttaaaatattgagATGGGGAGTGGATCTttttcggtaaaaaaaaaatagatggtGTGTAATGTTTAAtctaattattcattatttttttttatttatttatagtctCACTTATAGAATCAAAAGTAAGAGATCATATTGGATTCTGTCAAGTGTTAAAAAAACTGGAGAGAATCCATTTCAAATATCAAaagattattatttaatattatgtttggagactgatactaaaattttagtttatatttcaaaattttagtattttaatatctccaaaaaataaagacataagaaattgaaatttttggagacaaatactgaaattttaataatattttatacctaaaatatcctcatttcaattaattaattctaactttatctaaattaaattaaaattttattcttatttgagTCTCTATCTCCTATCTTATatcaaacacaatattaaaatttattttaatttttgtctatcAATTTCTGTTTCTCCatcttaatttttcaatttttgtctttATTTCCCAGTTTCAATCTCTTCATTTCTATTTCTCTTCTAAAtgctttatgtatatttttttgatACATTAATAACAATATTTTAGAACAtcccaaactaaaaaaaaaataaataaataagttgtGTTACTATTTTATTGATTGATGTGGCAAACCCGTCTCTAGCTCAGTGGTTAAGAGCTCATATCAGGTAGTTTGGAATATAATAGTAGTTAGCATGTGCAACTTgagaaattatataaaataaaaaaaggaacatTGAAAAATTAACATGACCGGTAATGAACAAATGATTATATAGCACCAAATTAATTACTCTAAACGAATAATTAGTTTCTAATATGGATGTATTTGCATGGATATGATTATGGTTGATGACTGATGAGGACCTGGTTTAGTCTTATGCCTATTTGTCTTTATGAAAGATCGAATAATGcttggttgttagttgttatGTTACACTTTTAATTAAGACTCTTGTAGCATTTGCATATAATTTAGGCATCAACTAGGAGAGGCCTATTTGAATATAATTTTGCGGTATCTAGTTATTAAACGAAAATTTTGTGGATTAAAGATAACTAAAacttttctaactttttttatatataaattaaagtttACTTGTTACACCGacgataatataaaataatttatatggtcatcatttaaaattttcttttaaatgatTATTCGTCTATTCAAATAGTAAATACTAAAAACAATTATTTGAACAAATTAAGTTTGGCTAATGTTAATGtgcttgaaaaaaaaagaaaaaaatataatgttctttgaaaattaatttgctattaaaaataaaaatataaaatatctttaattttaaattttaaatattaaattttaaatatgaatcattgatataaaatatgataaataaaaaattaaaatatatttaattaacaaaaagctTAGTATTCTTTACTTGATGAAAAAATACTAAgtgacaaattatttttataacggaatttaattaaattttttatatattttctcttttttttattaatttttttgtgttaataaGTTAtttaactaacttaattaaacttaattactaaaataatttatcTGATCATATAGCattatcaaataaaaattatttaaggaTTAACTACTAAATTGgtttaatacaaattttaaaatctaaagaTAAACAAAGTTGGTATGTGTTGGACCCCTTTCAATTTAATAACACCTTTTTGTGCAGGCTGTTCCTAGTTAGCCTTATTAATAATCAATTGATGTAATCATGCTTTCTTTTCATGTGACAAATAAAGAGATTAAAGCGTTAATATAATGTGGCCAGAGGCCACTGTTTATTGACTCTACCAAAGGAATTGCCCATTATAGGGCCACACGTAGGGTCAAACAGAGTTTAGTTTAagcaataatattattttcttgatttgCTAATTAATTTGCTTAATGGATTGTAACACCAACATGACAAGACATGTATACTTTTCTGCCAAGTTGGATGCCATAAAGATAGGTTTTGGGACCGTATCAAACAAAGATTGATTTTGTTGTGGCGTTCATGgaatattatttagtattttttttttccttttagatGCTCTGGTTAAatgatagaataaaatattgtatatttatatataggatAAAGtacattttttatttctgaaaattgattaaaattttaaaaatattcttaaattttattttgtttcaaaagtttttgatttgtatcaaatatacttttgatgactaatttttcaaaaaatttaagaccaattcaacaacaacttCATAAGGGCAactctcaacacaagcaaattaagcataattttcatgtattattgttaaattgatctttaattttttaaaaatttagccgtcgaaagtatatttgatgcaaatcgaaaatttttgggataaaattgaaacaaaataaaatttaggaatctttttgaaacttttaccaaattttagggacaaaaagtatactttacccttatcCTTATGTATATTGTTAGAAGATCCAAATTTACAGTAGTACCCTTGGTGATTTTATGAATTGGTTTCTCTATTAACATGTGTCAAGTAAAATCATCTTAATATACATTATTGCTAAATTTTGCACTAGATACAaagattaataacaattaaaatataatcaattatttcaccaaaaaaaaagaaagctaaAGAAAAAGAATGCAACAAATCCATGATGATTCAAATAGTAAAAAAGTTTTAATCACTAAGTCTAGTATTCATTAATGAAATTATTGTATCACAAATAGTGATCAATGTTTACAAACAATTTTATCTGAATTTCTTTTGCTCTGTATATCTTTGGTCCTTTACCTACCTTTATTAGGAACATTTGAGGGccttttttcctttctttattcGTTTTCAGTTAAATTACCGATACTTACTTAATTTATTTACCAAAAGTTCGACTAATTTAACTTGAATTAACTGAGATTTTATAAAAGAGATTAGGGTCtcccaatttatttatttattttttatttgaagacAAGAATGTAGATACACAACAAGTGTATGTGGTCCAAACTTCCAAATATCTTCTTCAGGAATTACAAAAAAGAACATAGACTCTATTACGTCCTTTTtaaagtataattttatttttcatctctTGTGAGTTTGAGTTGGGAGATCAGATCCcactttttgttatttatttatttatttatttttgggttaTCCACTGGACCAACcttctttattcaatcattcaGTGAAATTTTATACCTTTGaaaaacgcaaaaaaaaaaaaaaagcaaaatattATAGGCTCAAAAATTTGATTATGGGGTTTTGAGTGGTGTATTGGCTGGAAATGGATGAACCTAGTGTATTTACGCATGGATAGAGATATCAGGTAGAAGGGTAACACGCAGGGGGCGTGTTGTACCACGTGGGTGTTGGACACGTGGCAGCATCCTGACCAACACGTGGGGGTGTGTTGGACACGTGGGGGCGTATTGAAACACGTGGGGAGCGTGTTGAATGATTTCCACAATACTATAATACActttaaatatcaatattcaaccaaaacataaCCTCTATTttcgtattaaaaataatttctgaatatTATAAGATCAactgaaaagagagagagagaaagaattcATTTCTTTCATGATGCACAGAAGATAACCTAGGAATATGCAAGAAGTGGGTGGTGGGTGTCTTTAGAACCTTCAATTTCTAAGCTCACTATTGCTTTCCTTTGTCCCAAGGAAACAATGACATGCATGTTAATCCAAGCAACCAAATGCCTCAAAAAGACAAAAGCCTACGTTGATTGATAAATCATAATAATATCAATTATTTCATTTGATATTAACGGTAAGAAGTTATTAGGACGTGCGTGGAGCATAAGTTAGATATATACTTTACCCCCTTTTTGCCTAGTGAATCATTAATATCTGAACCTTATTTCAgaaattcaattatatatataaaagctacGAGTTTTTTAATGAATATTTTTCATTCTTAAAACTCAACCCTAAATCTATTGGTTAAGAATTAGAAAACGTGTGAAGAATTTGCTTTAAAAGTAATGTAAAAAAAGGGGGTTTATTGTCACTTGACATTTGTTGAAACTACTCTATTGTTAATTTCACGGATTATTCATATTGAGATGGTTGGATAATGCTGCATTATGGTAATTCAAGCATGTGTCTTATTTGATGAATTCACCAATCATAGCAAAACAGATATTGATAATTTgagataatattttataaaaaaattgtcaaAACTGAAGCACCGGAAATAAAAATAGGTTCAAaggattcttttaaaaaataggtAGCACCGGTTACCGGTATATGAATTTCTTATGCCAAATGGATATGAAATTTGAATACCATAACACTTACTTTGGCATCCATCAAAGTTGTGTGTGGTTTAAATATTACTTTGTTACAAAGATTCCATTCTTATGAGAATTAAAGATACCCAAAGAAAAGGTAAGAATTGAAATTATGGTATTTTGATTTCCTAGAATCAAACTTGCTTagaaataacttttcaaactttgaaccaaacatgagaATATGATATTCCCATCTTAAAATTTCTAAGAATTATTTATAATTCCTCCAACCACACACACCCTAAGAGATATTTGATTACTAGCTACTACTGCTTGTACAAGAACTAATATAACAGTAAAAAATAACATGTCCATTCCGTGAGAGAAAGTGAGAACAGAGCAAAAGTAGACAAAAGGTATGAGCAAGAGAGAGTTGAGAGAGTTTGAGTGAAATATATATATTCGGAATTTTAAACATTCATTGCATCCATGGGTGGTTCTATATAATAAGGATTCAATTCAAATTTCTCTTATTTCATTTATTATTGGCAAACATTAacttttttcttgttcttcatttttcCATTTCTAAGGGGAATACATCATTTTTCACTATTTGTCAAAGCTACTTTTAGGATTTTTTCCAAAAATACGTTGCTTGAATGATAGAAGGTGGgttaaagaagaaaataaaacgtGGGATAGAGAGCGACAGATAGAACGAGTTTAGAGTAAGGATAAAGGAGTTAGCAGAGTTTATCATGGATTAACATAGGATGTGCCCACCTACACGTGTATGTATACAGATGCAATGATATATTGACATGTGGCAAGATGATGGTTGCAGGAAACAAGCTTGACAGAGCTCTATAATCTTGGGGAGTAGATCCTCTCCAGTGCAAAAAGAACTGGATGGTATCCAGTGTAAAATCTCACCCTTCATTGTTCTCTCTCTCCTATTTAATTTTGGtcccacttatagaattaaagatgagagatcacactttatactctcgtgttaaaaaaaatagagaggatCTATTTCCATAATCTTGTTTGCCTTGGTAGTGGAAGGGGGAGCCTGCTAATGGAATAAGAAGCCAATGTTACAGATCCCCAACTGGATTTAGGGAGGTGGGCTGGGccgttgttttattttttattttcagtcatCAGTGGTCTAATCGGGCTTATACATCTTCTACGTTGTTTCAGGGTTTAACGGAACACAACACTGATGTAATCCCTTTTCTGCTGTCACCATCGTGGTGTTCCTCACAGTTGGAGCCCGCGCCTTGTTATGCTGTGCTCCATTTTTGTTCCTCTGCTCGCGCTGTGCCGAAGCGTCTGGTGTGCTCAGGTCGGCGTTCTGAAACCTTTGATGTATATCGTTACAAGGGAGAACCCGCAGCGAAATCGCAACCATATGCAATTGAAGGGTTCGGCGAACAATGTGATGATGAATTCTGTGAATTTGGGTCACCTACAAACACAATGACATGAAAACAAGGAAGCTTCAAAGAATTGGCCGAGGAACAGTTACAGCAATACATGAAAAATTGGGCCAGTCACAGCGAGCAGCAGCGCGGATGGGAGCGGGGTAGCACAGCAACTTATGGTGAATTCGGAGGTTGTTGGAGATAACTTAAATAACTTATCATAGAATAAACTAATGATTTGGTATTTGTGTCTTGTGTTTTCTTAATTGTTCAATTTGGCTGATAAATGTACATTATTTTCTATTGTGTTGTTAGACGTTTGCTGTTTTGTCTAGAGTTCATAGTTTGGTTGTTTGCATCTTGAAAAGACTTCGAGGAAAGGATGATGGTATGAGTGGGAACTTTTTCAGCTGTAAATGGCACTCTTGCTTtgctaatcttcttcttctgattACTTTAAACTTCATATCTGCAATTATTAATGCTGGAGTAGCTGGATGTTGTACTGGCCTTGCACTAGGCTTTTCAGGTATCATTTTTTTCTCCCTTTATTTGGATTTACTGTTAGTTGAGTCCCACATTATTCGACTAATTGGAATTGTATATAAAGGGCATGACAacattgtattatttaatgggtTTTGGTAACAATTGCTCTAAGAATGCTATTTTTCACTGGAAAGATGAGCTTTGGATGTTCCAATCCGTTggaatacattaaaaaaattcagAAGTTTCGCTCCTTGATTCCTTAAtgaaagagaaatataaa contains:
- the LOC112755708 gene encoding protein WVD2-like 5; translated protein: MDPNNLSPDDGVEKVHQNGAFEEPEKQENGIALNDVDHSVTQNTEAASPTENSNQHDSITTDDSSTRENEESNDYMRGNNVTNSKEEESKAKDQTQQSKARKAPVKNNNTKAPSSRGVHSSSVRRGKDGKAEETTSAVSNGASARPRQPAKTRSFNDRQNQSSKHSSKSEAASSEIPTENTKTKSVKKGPSEKAHGETESSVGAEDDKPRRVGTLPNYGFSFKCGERAERRKEFYTKLEEKIHQKEVEKSNMQAKSKETQEAEIKMLRKSLTFKATPMPSFYQEPPPPKVELKKIPTTRAKSPKLGRKKGSINPDSDGNTSSSSQQGRLSLDEKASQGKLTKETVPVEQKKPPRKSLPTRLASERIRPSNSTAATTKSKVVKGDKTLPSATKKDTNSSSATAGEEKVKVATKNEENTTSISGNIEALPPRAVPSDDPDEAELQVNGDIEVEENPQLMQKPITAEH